In a genomic window of Alteromonas gilva:
- a CDS encoding chemotaxis protein CheA encodes MSVDMNQFHAVFFEESQEHLQTMEELLLNISTDSPDAEELNSIFRAAHSIKGGSGIFGFDALTGLTHVMETILDKARNHELALTTDIVDIMLATTDTLGDILQAYQNEAEINWSQIDEGKAALEAILADPAAKQDSISARDANETDDDGFGFFDDAPGQPVEASASGDPADDDDGFGFFDDAPGQPELTPQAQQGHDEHNDGFGFFSEPKPAEPLDDKEAYGFFADEAPAATPATTTTAKKPSAPQPAAKPGKTDAGSIRVDTSKIDTVVNLVGEMVITQSILSMVGEEVEGDTGEKLSSAIDELSRNIREIQEAVMSMRMIPVSFVFNRFPRLVRDLAKTLDKKIDLVIEGGSTEVDKSMIEKLADPLTHLVRNSLDHGIEPLEKRLAAGKPETGTVVLRAEQRGGNILISIEDDGGGLNREKILEKAISNGMDIDPKMPDEAVWALIFAPGFSTADAVTDVSGRGVGMDVVRKNIESIQGSIDIVSNAGQGSTFTIKLPLTLAIIDGMCVSAGEETYIIPLLNIIESLQPGEEQIKTLAKDTMLWSRDQYWPLISLCDQMHTSGTKKPITDSIIVLVEIGKKRYGIIVDQLLGKQQVVIKSLERHYKKVAGISGATIMGDGKVAMIIDVDNLVKNEQINQVGLT; translated from the coding sequence ATGTCTGTAGATATGAACCAGTTTCACGCCGTCTTTTTTGAAGAAAGCCAGGAGCATCTTCAAACGATGGAGGAACTACTACTCAATATTTCTACAGATTCGCCGGATGCGGAGGAGCTCAATAGTATTTTTCGTGCCGCACATTCTATTAAGGGTGGCAGCGGTATTTTCGGCTTCGATGCCTTAACCGGTCTTACCCATGTCATGGAAACTATCCTCGACAAAGCCCGTAATCACGAACTTGCGCTGACCACTGACATCGTTGATATCATGCTCGCAACCACTGATACGCTGGGTGATATTCTTCAGGCCTATCAGAACGAAGCAGAGATTAACTGGTCACAAATCGACGAAGGCAAAGCCGCGCTGGAAGCCATATTAGCTGACCCAGCCGCTAAACAAGACTCTATTTCCGCGAGAGACGCTAACGAGACAGATGACGATGGCTTCGGCTTCTTTGACGACGCGCCGGGGCAACCTGTTGAGGCAAGTGCTTCGGGGGATCCGGCGGATGACGATGATGGCTTTGGCTTTTTCGATGATGCCCCAGGCCAGCCTGAATTAACCCCTCAGGCCCAGCAGGGACATGACGAACATAACGACGGTTTCGGCTTTTTCAGCGAGCCGAAACCGGCCGAGCCGCTCGACGACAAAGAAGCCTATGGTTTTTTTGCCGACGAAGCGCCGGCGGCGACGCCAGCCACAACGACCACTGCGAAAAAGCCATCCGCGCCACAACCTGCAGCAAAGCCAGGCAAAACTGACGCCGGCTCTATCCGCGTTGATACCAGCAAAATCGATACCGTGGTTAATTTAGTGGGGGAGATGGTTATTACCCAGTCGATATTATCGATGGTGGGTGAGGAGGTTGAGGGCGACACAGGCGAAAAGCTCAGCAGCGCAATCGATGAGTTGTCGCGGAATATTCGTGAGATTCAGGAAGCTGTTATGTCGATGCGCATGATCCCGGTCTCCTTTGTGTTTAATCGTTTTCCACGCCTGGTAAGAGATCTGGCCAAGACCCTCGATAAAAAAATTGATTTGGTTATTGAAGGGGGCAGCACTGAAGTCGACAAAAGCATGATTGAAAAGCTGGCAGATCCGCTCACTCATCTGGTTCGCAACAGCCTGGATCATGGTATTGAGCCGTTAGAAAAACGCCTCGCCGCGGGCAAACCAGAAACCGGTACAGTAGTCCTCAGAGCCGAGCAACGCGGTGGCAACATCCTGATAAGTATTGAAGATGATGGTGGCGGCCTGAATCGCGAAAAAATACTCGAAAAAGCCATCAGCAATGGCATGGACATCGACCCTAAAATGCCCGATGAAGCGGTGTGGGCACTGATTTTTGCGCCGGGGTTTTCTACCGCCGATGCCGTTACGGATGTGTCCGGCCGTGGCGTTGGTATGGACGTGGTGCGCAAAAATATCGAGTCGATTCAAGGCTCCATCGATATCGTTTCAAACGCCGGGCAGGGCTCGACGTTTACCATAAAGTTACCACTTACGCTGGCTATCATTGATGGTATGTGTGTATCAGCGGGAGAAGAAACTTACATTATCCCGCTGCTGAATATTATTGAATCTCTGCAACCCGGTGAGGAGCAAATAAAAACCCTCGCTAAAGACACCATGCTGTGGAGTCGTGACCAGTACTGGCCACTGATATCACTGTGCGATCAGATGCACACCAGCGGTACCAAAAAACCCATTACCGATTCCATTATCGTGCTTGTTGAAATTGGCAAGAAACGCTACGGCATTATTGTTGACCAACTGCTGGGCAAGCAACAAGTAGTCATTAAAAGTCTGGAACGCCACTACAAAAAAGTGGCCGGTATTTCGGGCGCAACCATTATGGGTGACGGCAAAGTCGCCATGATTATTGATGTTGATAATCTGGTCAAAAATGAACAAATAAATCAAGTGGGGTTAACCTGA
- a CDS encoding PP2C family protein-serine/threonine phosphatase, with product MNTPSRFSHKDAVLVVDDDPIFCEMLVADLTLQGLNVFSVSSLADAREIVRRYRFDIVLIDNHLPDGSGTSLLGQLKLLDPTPYVIMVSIDDQMTSISAGFSSGIHDYMVKPVSMELLLEKIRNLLSFKQANVELANKNHLLQQLLDEKAQEENLAQHVYRNIASAESDLPGFVALESRPMTSFSGDTLFAGYNPTGKIQLILADAMGHGLAAAICIIPIVTTARAMTNKGKGIEEIFHEINRKLYSEIPDDRFVALAGIEICPYTSTISFINAGLPPIICGLQNGELRELKSRAMPLGILEPVSFSIKVEQLAIAEVTQIALYTDGLIEQTNPAGDALSLAKLISESKRILADKGNLIALMGYCTHYAEGKSEEDDITLCVIDGEKLRAQLQGQQQSATVDFGEIDYRFCVRGNVLKGLDVLNQAMHIMQYAGLPKDLCQKAFTAMAELVNNALDHGILRLDSKLKNDVEGFANYLSIREERLENLNKNDELIIELYTNSTTFIKVSVEDSGTGFSLTNPSADKQGLSGRGLGLLDAICKTVERNTAGNRTTVYIERN from the coding sequence ATGAATACACCAAGCCGCTTCAGCCATAAAGACGCCGTACTCGTTGTCGATGACGACCCCATCTTTTGCGAAATGCTGGTCGCTGATTTAACCCTTCAGGGGCTTAACGTTTTTAGTGTATCTAGCCTGGCCGATGCCAGAGAAATTGTCCGCCGCTATCGTTTTGATATTGTACTGATTGATAATCACCTGCCCGACGGCTCCGGCACTTCACTGTTAGGCCAATTGAAGCTGCTGGACCCAACGCCTTATGTGATTATGGTTTCTATCGATGACCAAATGACCAGTATTTCAGCAGGTTTTAGCTCTGGTATCCACGATTACATGGTTAAACCCGTCAGCATGGAATTGTTGCTGGAAAAAATTCGCAATCTGCTGTCGTTTAAGCAGGCAAACGTTGAACTGGCTAACAAAAACCATTTATTACAACAACTGTTAGACGAAAAAGCCCAGGAAGAAAACCTCGCTCAGCACGTTTACAGGAATATCGCCAGTGCGGAGTCTGATTTACCCGGCTTCGTGGCTTTAGAGTCCCGGCCAATGACCAGTTTCAGTGGCGATACGCTTTTTGCAGGTTACAACCCAACCGGCAAAATCCAGCTCATTCTGGCAGATGCCATGGGACACGGTTTAGCCGCGGCTATTTGTATTATTCCCATTGTCACAACCGCCCGTGCAATGACCAACAAAGGCAAGGGCATTGAAGAAATTTTTCACGAAATTAATCGCAAGCTGTATTCAGAAATACCCGATGATCGCTTTGTCGCACTGGCCGGCATCGAAATTTGCCCATACACCTCAACGATAAGCTTCATTAATGCCGGGCTACCGCCCATTATTTGCGGTTTACAAAACGGTGAATTACGCGAACTCAAGTCCCGTGCAATGCCGCTGGGCATTCTCGAACCGGTCAGTTTCAGTATCAAAGTAGAGCAACTTGCCATCGCAGAGGTTACTCAAATTGCCCTGTATACGGATGGATTAATAGAGCAAACCAACCCTGCCGGGGACGCATTATCGTTAGCCAAACTCATCAGCGAAAGCAAGCGAATACTGGCTGATAAAGGCAATCTCATTGCTCTGATGGGCTATTGCACCCACTATGCTGAGGGTAAATCCGAAGAAGATGACATCACGCTCTGTGTCATTGACGGCGAAAAACTACGCGCGCAGCTACAGGGTCAACAACAATCAGCGACCGTCGATTTTGGTGAAATTGACTACCGTTTTTGCGTCCGGGGCAACGTTTTAAAAGGCCTGGATGTACTCAATCAGGCAATGCACATCATGCAATACGCCGGGCTCCCTAAAGACTTATGCCAAAAAGCGTTTACGGCCATGGCTGAACTGGTTAACAACGCCCTCGATCATGGCATTCTCCGTTTAGACTCTAAACTTAAAAATGACGTAGAGGGATTTGCTAATTATTTGAGTATACGGGAAGAACGTCTGGAAAATCTTAATAAAAATGATGAACTCATCATAGAACTTTATACAAATTCGACTACCTTTATAAAAGTATCAGTCGAAGACTCTGGTACAGGATTCTCTCTTACCAATCCTTCAGCCGATAAACAGGGGCTTAGTGGACGTGGTCTCGGGCTACTGGATGCAATATGTAAGACCGTAGAAAGAAATACCGCAGGTAATCGAACGACTGTTTATATCGAAAGGAATTAG
- a CDS encoding STAS domain-containing protein: protein MSTTIAIPERFDFSFHKSFTEQYNKILDQQTKGLITLDFSRVLYLDSAALGMIVLLQKRAKANGCNVEVANAKGTALEVLQIANFDKMLTIR from the coding sequence ATGAGTACGACCATAGCAATTCCCGAGCGATTTGACTTTAGCTTTCACAAGTCATTCACAGAACAATATAACAAGATTCTTGACCAACAGACAAAGGGCTTGATTACTCTGGACTTTTCACGGGTACTCTACCTCGATAGTGCCGCCCTGGGCATGATCGTACTGTTACAAAAACGGGCCAAAGCCAATGGCTGTAATGTTGAAGTCGCGAATGCTAAAGGTACCGCTCTGGAAGTATTGCAAATAGCTAACTTCGACAAAATGCTCACTATTCGGTAG
- a CDS encoding response regulator: MGKKILIVDDSMSIRQMVEVTLKGAGYQVDVAEDGQVALDKCQTTRYDFVLTDQNMPRMDGITLIKALRGMTSFRTVPIVVLTTEAGDALKSQGKAAGATGWMVKPFDPSKLLAIAKQLLG, from the coding sequence ATGGGCAAAAAAATATTAATCGTTGATGACTCTATGTCGATTCGACAGATGGTCGAAGTAACGCTAAAAGGGGCCGGCTATCAGGTAGATGTAGCGGAAGACGGTCAGGTAGCGTTAGACAAGTGTCAGACCACACGCTATGACTTTGTGTTAACCGACCAAAACATGCCGCGTATGGATGGTATTACCTTAATTAAAGCCCTCAGAGGCATGACCAGCTTTCGCACCGTGCCCATTGTAGTGCTCACCACAGAAGCCGGCGATGCATTAAAAAGCCAGGGCAAAGCAGCCGGCGCAACCGGATGGATGGTAAAACCTTTTGACCCATCCAAGCTATTAGCCATAGCCAAACAGTTACTGGGGTAA